The Paenibacillus spongiae nucleotide sequence TATTGCACGCAATCTGCGCGAAATGGCAACGTTCGGCGTGCCGATCGTTTGCGTCGTCATCGGTGAAGGGGGAAGCGGCGGCGCGCTTGCGCTTGGCGTAGGCAACCGGGTGCTCATGCTTGAGAATGCGATCTATTCGGTTATATCGCCCAACGGAGCCGCTTCTATTCTATGGAAGGATGCGTCCCGCGCAGATGAAGCGGCCGGCGTCATGAAGATTACGGCCGGCGATCTGCAGGAGTTCGGTATTATCGAGGAGATCATTCCCGAACCGCGCGGCGGCGCTCATCGCGATTACGCCTCGCAATCGGAATTGATCAAAGACGCGGTATGGCGCCATCTGCAGGAGCTTGCTCCCCTGTCTGCGGAGGAGCTCGTGACGGACCGCTATAATAAGTTCCGCAAGATCGGCGAATTCCGGGAGCCGGAGAAGGCCGTACAGCCCGAATCCGTTCAGGAGCTGCCGGAAGTGTTTGAGACCGCTGATTCCGGTCAAGCATAGTAATTACCGCGAGGCCTGCGTTAGAGGCCGTTCTTGTAAACAAGTACGTAAGTTATGCAATATACGGAGGGAATAACAACACAATGCGCAAAACAAAAATCGTATGTACCATCGGACCTTCCAGCGAATCGCTTGAGAATACGAAGAAGCTGATTAACGCCGGAATGAACGTTGCCCGCCTTAATTTCTCCCATGGCGATTTCGAGGAGCATGGCAACCGAATCAAGAATATCCGCCAGGCATGCCAGGAGCTTGGGAAGAACGTCGCGATCCTGCTGGATACGAAGGGTCCGGAAATTCGTCTGGGCAAGCTGAAGGAAGAACCGATCGAGCTTATACAAGGCGAGACAATTACGTTGACAACGGAAGAGATTCTCGGCGATAAGGAACGTATCCCGGTGACCTACTCGAATTTGCCGGAGGATGTGCACATCGGTTCCACCGTTCTGATCGACGACGGTCTGATCGGATTGGTCGTTGAATCGATCCAGGGCACGGAAATCAACTGCCGCATCGTGAACAGCGGTCCGATCAAGAGCAAGAAAGGCGTTAACGTGCCGGGCGTTCATATCTCGCTGCCGGGCATTACCGAGAAAGACGCAAGCGACATCGTCTTCGGCATTGAACAAGGAGTCGACTTTATTGCGGCTTCCTTCGTCCGCAAGGCGAGTGACGTATTGGAAATTCGCGAGCTGCTCGAGCGTCATAATGCGAGCTATATTCAGATCATTTCCAAGATCGAGAATCAGCAGGGCGTAGACAACCTCGATGAAATTCTTGAAGTATCCGACGGCTTGATGGTAGCGCGCGGCGACCTTGGCGTGGAAATTCCGGCTGAAGAGGTGCCGCTGGTTCAGAAGCAAATGATCCAGAAGTGCAACCTTGCCGGCAAGCCTGTCATTACGGCTACGCAAATGCTTGATTCCATGCAGCGCAACCCGCGTCCGACGCGCGCGGAAGCCAGTGACGTCGCGAATGCGATCTTCGACGGTACGGATGCGATCATGCTGTCCGGCGAGACGGCGGCGGGCAAATACCCCGTGGAGTCGGTTCAAACGATGTCGCGTATTGCCGTTCGTGCCGAAGAGGCGCTGGAATACCGCGAGATTTTCACCAAGCAAGCCAATGCGCAGCAAACGACCGTCACCGAGGCGATCAGCCAAGCAGTAGCGAACTCCGCCTTGGATCTGCAAGCCAAAGCGATCATCACCTCGACGGAGAGCGGTTATACGGCCCGCATGATATCCAAGTATCGTCCGAAATCGCCGATTATCGCCGTAACCCCGGTCGAGCAAGTTATGCGCCGCTTGTCGCTCATCTGGGGCGTCATTCCGGTTAAGGGCACATCGGCTGAAACGACGGACGAAATGTTCGATATTGCGGTTCGCGGCGGAATCGACTCCGGAATCGTGAAGCTGGGCGATACCGTTATTATTACGGCAGGCGTGCCGGTTGGCCGTTCGGGCTCGACCAATCTGATGAAGATTCATACGATCGGAGAGCTGCTTGCCAAGGGCCAAGGCATCGGAACGCAAAGCGCAACCGGCAAAATCGTCACGGCGCGCTCCTCGCAAGAAGCGCTGGCGAAGACGACGGAGGGTGCGATTCTCGTTACCGGCTCGACCGATAAAGATTATATGCCGGCGATCGAGAAAGCGGCCGCAGTCATTACCGAGCAGGGCGGCGTAACGAGCCATGCGGCTATCGTAGCGTTAAACCTGGGAATTCCGGTTATTCTGGGCGTACAGAATGCGCTGGATCAGCTTCAAGACGGCATGGAAGTAACGGTATATGCCGAGGTCGGAGTCATTTACTCCGGACAAGCCAAGGTTCTCTAAGGCCGGCATTATACGGAAACGGAATAAGCATACTAACGAAAGCGATGGTGCGAAAGCTGCCGTCGCTTTTGTTCAAATATAAGAGAGTATCTTCCATACTTCGCTTATATTTCAGAGCGAAGAAACTCGCTCGCCTCCAATGACGGCGCAGCCGGTTCTTCTTGCTTTATCACCAAAACATTGGACAAGCGGCTGAGGCTAACGGCTGGCCGTAAACGAAGGTTGTGGACGAATGGAAGAAACCGAACAATCCGAACAAACAACATTATGGCATTTGCATCCGATCAGAGTTCGGTACCAGGAAACCGATCAAATGGGTGTCGTGTTTCACGGCAACTATGTAACATGGTTCGAAATTGGCAGAACCGAGTTCATCAGACAGGCCGGAATGTCATACGAGCAGATCGAGCGTGAAGGGCTGCTGCTGCCGGTCGTCGATCTGGCATGCAAGTATGTCTCCCCTGCGCGGTATGACGATATCGTGCTGATCTGTACGGCGATTGAGCAATTCTCGCCTTTACGCGTAACGTTTCGTTCCGAGGTAAGACGCATTGGAGAAGGTGAGGGCTATCCGCCTGAATGGCATGGCCAAACCCCGCCGGGCGAACTGCTTGTCGAAGGCGGTACGAGCCACGTATGGGTGAACAAGAGTTTCCGCCCCACACGGTTGGACAAGACGCTGCCGGAGCTCTACGGCCTGCTGCAGCGCGTCTCGCGGGGCACTATTTAGGAAGGGGAGCGAGTGCGATGCTGAAGTGGATCATTGCCGCAATCATTATTATTCCGGCGGTGGAGATGTGGGGCATCATTCAGATGGGACATCTCGTCGGCGGCTGGATGACGTTCTTCCTCATTCTGGCGACCGGATTTGCCGGAGCCCAATTTGCCCGGCTCGAAGGACGTAAAGCGTTCATCGAGGTGCAGCGACAGATGCAAACCGGGCAGCCGCCGGGACATGCCATGCTTAATGGGCTGTGTGTGTTAATAGGCGGACTGCTCCTCCTGCTGCCCGGTTTCTTCTCCGATATTGTCGGGATTACGCTGTTGTTCCCGCTGACTAGAACGTTCTATAAAGGGATCATGCTGCGCTGGATCGAGAAGAAGCTTCGTTCGGGCCAGTTTACAATATACAAGCGTTAATCGGGCAGGCAGGCGGATTACTTGGACCCTCTTATAACGAACGTATACAAATCGCGGAACACATTGGCCCGATGGATGGCGGAAATAATGACGAGCGAAACCGGGCCCACGATCAATCCGAACACCCCGAACAGTTTAAGCCCGACAAACATGGCGATCAGCGTGGGCAGCGGGTCAAGACCGACACTGCTGGCGAGCACCTTGGGCTCAAGCATTTGCCTGGCTACCAATATAATGCCGTAGAGCACGCTCAAACCGATACCGAGCGAGATATCTCCATATATAAAGGTATAGATGATCCAGGGCACCATAGCCGCGCCTACGCCAAGATAAGGAAGCAGATCGATGAATCCGATCAGCATCCCGATGGTGATCGCGTAATCGACGCCCAGAATCATTAATCCGACCGTGACGACGACGGCTGTGATCGAAATCATGATAAGCTGCGCCCTGGCATAGCCGAATAACGCCCGCTGCAGGTTGTTCCAGACAATGGAGGTCGACTTGCGCATGCCATCGGGAAACCAGAGGGTCATGCTGGCAAGATGGCGGTACCAGTCTTTGCTGATAAAGAAGGCGGCAAGCAGCACGACGATCAGAATGGTTGCGAGATTAGGCAGAGACGATATGAGGCCGACGATACCGTTTAAGAAGAAGCTGATGATGCTGGAGCTCTTGTTGGCAAGCAGGTTGGCTGTGTCTGATATGCGGGAGTTGATCGTTTCCTGATAGTTGGGGTTTTCCTTGTAGAAGGTGTTCAGCTTATTGATCAGATCTTGTATTTCCGGCGAGGCGACGATCCATTCGAATTGATTCTTCCACCAATCGATCGTGCTGTTCAGCGATTTGGATAAATGAATGATTTCGACGACGATCCGCGTTACGAGGGCTGAGACGATGGTGAGCATTGCGGCAACAAATAAGATCAAGGTAAGGGTGACGCCAAGCCACCTTGGGACCTTTAGCTTCCGGTGGAGGACGGTCACGATGGGATTGATGATATAGGCAAGCAGCCATCCCGCAATGAACGGATACACGAGCGGCGTTACATATACAACGAGCAGAATGATGATCGTTATGACAATTAGGACGAGCACTGCACGGCCGATACGCCGCCAGACGGTTCGATCCAATGAACATCCCTCCTTACAACGTCTATAACATATTGTATCACCGACGCTCTTCCTTTTGCCAAATAAATGAATAAAAAACGTACTTTACGCTGTATTTACGATCTATTAACATTAACCGAACAGAGCTCCTGCATAATGAGACAAGAAGCGTCTTGTTTTTGATGCGCTGTCGTAGGAGGATTACCGATGAACAAGACTTTACCCCACTATGTCAACCGTGATTTGAGCTGGATTGCCTTCAACAGGCGCGTACTTGAGGAGGCGCAGGATCCGGGCACCCCTCTTCTGGAACGCGTCAAATTTCTGTCTATCGTATCGAGCAATTTGGACGAGTTCATGAGCGTCCGGATGGCGGGCATACAGGATCAGATGAAGGCGGGGTATACGAAAAAGGATTTTACCGGCTACACGCCGGCCGGGCTGTGGAAGCGATTGATCAAACGGACGGCCCAAGCTGTAACCGATCAATACCGTACGTTCCGCGAAGTGATGCGCTGTCTCTCCAAGGAGGGCATCAGCTTTCGTAAGCCGGATGAGCTGAACGCCGCGCAGATGAAAGCCATCGACCGGTATTTTAACGAGATTGTCTTCCCGGTTTTGACGCCAATGGCTGTCGACCAGAGCCGGCCGTTCCCATTGCTCCACACGAAGGAGCTTTACTTGGCCGTTCTCCTTCGCAAAGATCATCAGCCGCCGGAAGAAGAGCCGTTATTCGCCATTGTGCAGGTTCCGTCTATTCTTCAACGTTATGTCGCCGTTCCTGTCCGGACGGGCAGCAAGAAAATGGAGTTCGTCCTGCTTGAGCAGTTGATCGAGCGCCACATCGACAAGCTGTTCAACGGGTATGCGCCGATAGCGGTCCACCCTTTCCGCGTCACGCGCAATGCGGATTTAACGCTCAATGAAGAAGGCGCGGAGGATTTGCTGGAGGAAATCGAGAAGGAGCTGCGCCGCCGCCGCTGGGGAATGCCGGTGCGGCTGGAGTACGCCAAGAACATGCACCCCTATGCGCTGCAGCTTCTCAAGGAAGAGCTTGAGCTGGACGAGAACAGCATTGAAATCGACGGCCCCTTCGATCTTAGCTTTCTGATGCGATGGGCCAGCTCGCTGCAAGGGCACGATAACCTCCGGTTTGATCGCATGGAGCCCGTATACCCGTATGAGTTCGAGGATACGGAGGATATGTTCGAGGTTCTCCGTCAACAGGATGTGCTTCTATCCCATCCGTACGAGTCCTTCGATGCGGTAAACGACTTTGTCACCGATGCGGCGAATGATCCGGATGTTCTGGCCATCAAGATGACATTATACCGGGTCAGCGGTCATTCTGCGCTCGTCCAGGCGCTCGCTACGGCGGCCGAGGCCGGCAAGCAGGTAACGGTTGTCGTCGAGCTGAAGGCGAGGTTCGACGAGGAACGGAATATCGCGTGGGCGAGACAGCTGGAGAAAGCGGGCTGCCACGTTGTGTATGGATTGGTCGGATTGAAGACTCATGCGAAGATTCTGCTGGTCGTGCGAAGAGAGCAGGAGGTGCTCCGCCGCTATGTGCATGTTGGCACCGGCAACTATAACGACAATACGGCCAAGCTGTACACCGACTTCGGCCTGTTCACGTCCCATCCCGTTATCGGAGCGGACGCATCGGCGCTGTTCAACGAGGTAACCGGATATTCTGCCCCTTATGAGTGGAAAGCCTTCGGTGTCGCGCCGACCGGATTGATGGAGAAGCTATTCGGGTTGATCGACCGGGAGAAGGAGAATGCCGCCGCAGGCAAGCCGGCTTTAATCATCGCCAAGATGAACAGCTTATCGAATCAAGAGATGATCGACAAGCTGTACGAAGCCTCGCAGGCAGGCGTGAAGATCGAACTGATCGTCCGGGGCGTCTGCTGCTTGCGTCCCGGCGTACCCGGCAGGAGCGAGAACATACGCGTCATCAGTGTGGTAGACCGCTACTTGGAGCACTCGCGCGTTATGGTTTTCCATAATGGCGGCGATGAGGAGGTTTTTCTGTCGAGCGCAGATTGGATGACGCGTAATTTAACGCGCCGGATCGAGCTGATGTGTCCGGTGTTGGATCCCAAGCTGCGCAAGATGCTTGTCAACATGCTTCAATTGGGCCTCAATGACAATGTGAAGGCGCGCGAGCTGCAGCCGAATGGCACGTATGTGCCGGTCAGCAATGGGCTGTCCCCGCTGCGCAGCCAAATGGAAGCCAAAAAAATTCCCAAATGGAAAAAGCTATCTGTAGTCGGGCAATAACAAGACCGGCGTCAATCCCCATACTTTCTTGAATTCGGCTGCGAGCGAGTTGACTTCCTGGCGTTCGACGGCCAGCGAGCCTTCTGCCCGAACGGCGCGCAGCAGCAGCTTGCTCTCGGTCAGCTCGGTCTCCAGTCGGCCTATGGCCTGGGTCTCGCTGCGATCGAGAGCGATGGAGAGCTGAAGCAGCGTGCCTAGCATGCCGATCGTCGCCGCATCGGTCTCGTCGAGCAGCGGCTTATACGCCGACACGAGCTGTTTGACGCGTCCTTTGTTCTTATAGGAGGCAATCGCAGAGCACAACAGCGTCTCGCGATGCGACAAGCCGTAGATATGCGAATTGACCATCAGATAGAACGTATGCTTCTTATAATCGTTATAATCGATGCTTGTCCCGATCCGGAACAAGGTGGAAGCTGTATCGATCCACAGCCGCGCCCGTTCCGGAAAGGGATGCTTCTGCCGGAGCTGATCGAATAGCAGCAGCGCCGTCCGGTTCACTTGGGAAACATGCTGCCGGGGCAATTCCGGGTGTAGAGCCGCCAAATTGTTCACACTATAAGAGAGCACATTGTCCAGCCGGGGCCGGTCAGGGAACCGGGTCGCGTAGAAAAGCCCGTCTCGGAGCCCTGAGCCGCAGACGACGTAGTGCGTAGCCTGCATTAGCTTAAAGAGCGTCCGCAGAATGGCGATGCCCGGAACGATGATATCCACCCGGTCTTTGGACAACCCCGCCACTTGGCGCCGTTTGTTAAGCGGCAGCATTCGCAGCTGCTCGAACATTCTATCGACGTCTTGACCCGGAATCGGGTAGTTATGACTGCTCGAGAACGAATATTTAAGCTGCGCTTGATGAATCTTGCCAAACGCGCGAACGGTGCCGCCGACTCCAATGAGCGGTAGTCCGGGCGACTGACCGATCCATGGCTCGCGTGCAGCGGTTTCCTGTATGTATGCCTCCAGTTCGCGCAGATCGGCGTTTTCCAGAATGCCTTTCGAGCCGAATCGCCGGGTTGCGCTGACGGAGCCGAACGGAAACGAAACGGAATGGACGAGCGAACGATCGCGGAACAGCGATACTTCGGTGCTGCCCCCGCCGATATCGATGAGGAAGCCGTCCTTCACATCCATGGAATTGATCATCCCGAGAAAGCCATAGCCGGCTTCTTCTTCGCCGGACAGCAGCTCAACGCGCAAGCTTGTCTCAGACTCGATCTGCTGAAGCACCTGCTTGCGGTTGCCCGCATTGCGGATGGCTGCAGTGGCAGCCGCCCGGATATGTCCTGCCTGATGATGGGCGCAGATGAGGCGAAAGTGATTCAAGGTATCGCTGAGCTCATGAACGGCATGTGCCGGAATATTGCCATTCTCATCGATTTGCTCGCTGAGCCGGGCTGCTCGTTTGCTTCCGTCTATGACGCGGTGGGCGCCATTCGCCGTTCGTTCATAAATGACTAGCCGGATCGAATTGGAGCCGATATCAATGATCCCTATTCGTTGTTCAGTCATGAGTTCGCCTCCCGTAAACATGCGTAGATATTGCTTTCTTATATGAATAGTGTAACATCCGGGGCCGCACGGTCAAAAGTATTGTTTTAACATGGTTATAATTAAATGATTTCGGGTAAAATTTTTGCACATATAACGACAGAAAAAAACTTTATGATAGCGATAAAGAGTTTTTATGTGTATTTTTGTTCACTTCGTTGTCAAAATCCGATATGATTGAAAGGACGGTCCGGAATCGAATCCATTTATTGTTGAGAAAATATGGTAATAATTGAAGTTAAAGGAGAGAGAGACATGACAGCAACCAAAGGTCTGGAAGGCATCGTCGCCACAACATCCTCGATCAGCTCGATTATCGATGGTGTTCTGACATATCGCGGTATCGATATTGATGATCTTGCGGAACATGCTTCCTTCGAAGAAACGGCTTATCTTCTCTGGTACGGAAAGCTTCCAACACAATCCGAGCTTGACGGGCTGAACCGACAGCTTGGCGAATATGCTGCGATTCCGGCACAAGTGCTGGAACAGCTTAAGCTCTATCCTAAAGATACCAATTCCATGGCGGCGCTGCGCACAGCGGTATCCAGCCTTGCTCTATACGACCCATCGGCCAACGATATGTCACCGGAAGCGAACTTGAACAAAGCGATCAAGCTTCAAGCCCAGCTTCCAACGATCGTGGCCGCTTTCGCACACATCCGCGAAGGCAGGGAGCCTGTCGCTCCTAAAGCGGGCGTGTCCATTGCGCACAACTTCCTATATATGCTGACCGGTCAAGAACCGGACGAAGTTGCCGTTAAAGCGTTGGATCAAGCGCTTGTTCTGCATGCCGACCACGAGCTGAATGCCTCTACATTCGCGGCCCGCGTCACGGTTGCAACGCTGTCCGACATCTACTCCGGCGTTACGTCGGCGATCGGCGCTTTGAAGGGCCCTCTTCATGGCGGCGCGAACGAAGCGGTTATGGTTATGCTGGAAGAGATCGGCTCGATTGCCAACGTGGAATCGGTCATTAACCAGAAGCTTGCCAATAGAGAGAAAATCATGGGCTTCGGCCACCGTGTTTACAAGAACGGCGATCCTCGCGCGAAGCACCTGCAGAAGATGTCCCGCGAGCTTGGCAAGCTGACCGGCAACATGGAGCTTTATGAGATGTCCGTTAAGATTGAAGAGCTCGTTACCGGCCAGAAGGGTTTGAAGCCAAACGTAGATTTCTACTCGGCCTCTGTCTATACGACGTTGAAGATCGCCCGCGATCTGTTTACGCCAATCTTCGCAATCAGCCGCGTGTCAGGATGGACCGCCCATATTCTGGAGCAGTACGAGAACAACCGCTTGATCCGTCCGCGCGCCGAGTACGTAGGACCGGTTAACCAGAAGGTTAAGCCGATCGCTGAGCGCGGCTAGGCTCACCAACCCCATTATAAATTCTGAGATGCTTTAGACGGGTTGTCTGCGCACACGGCGTTTACTTGTGCAACTGGCTCCCGTCGTGCTATGTCAGCCATCTCTTGAATTAGCATGCTAACTTGCCCTTCTAGCGGCAGGAAAGCTGTTTTTGCATGTTTTGCTTCTTTTCCCATTTCAATAGCAACCCATAGGAGGAATTTATTCATGAAGCTTGAAAAATTCGCAATGCCGACAGAAGGAAAGCAAATTACGATCGACAATGGCGTCCTGCAAGTTCCGAGCAATCCAATCATTCCGTTTATCGAAGGCGACGGCACTGGCCGCGATATCTGGAAAGCGTCCAAGCGCGTCCTTGATGCTGCCGTTGAGAAAGCCTACAATGGCGAGAAAAAAATCGCTTGGTACGAAGTCTTTGCCGGCGAGAAAGCCTTCAATGCTTATGGTGAGTGGCTGCCAGCCGATACGCTTACGGCTATTCGTGAATATATCGTTGCAATCAAAGGTCCTTTGACGACGCCGATCGGCGGCGGAATCCGCTCGCTGAACGTTGCGCTTCGTCAAGAGCTTGACCTGTATACCTGCCTGCGTCCGGTTCGTTACTTCAACGGCGTGCCTTCCCCGGTAAAGCGTCCTGAGCTTGTGGACATGGTTATTTTCCGTGAGAACACAGAGGACATCTACGCGGGTATTGAATATCAAGAAGGCTCAGACGCCGTGAAGAAAGTGATTGCGTTCCTGCAAGAAGAAATGGGCGCCAAGAACATCCGCTTCCCGGAAACGTCCGGTATCGGCATCAAGCCTGTTTCCGCAGAAGGCTCGAAGCGTCTGGCTCGCGCCGCAATCAACTATGCAATCAAGCATGGCCGCAAAACGGTTACGCTGGTACACAAAGGCAACATCATGAAGTTCACGGAAGGCGCGTTCAAAAACTGGGGCTACGAAGTAGCGGAGCAAGAGTTTGCGGACCAAACCTTCACTTGGGGCCAATACGACCGCATCAAGGAAGCGGAAGGCACAGAAGCGGCGAACAAGGCTCAGAAGGAAGCGGAAGCTGCAGGAAAAATCATCGTGAAGGACGCTATCGCCGATATCGCGCTGCAGCAAGTTCTGACCCGTCCTACGGACTTCGACGTGATCGCGACGCTTAACCTGAACGGCGACTACCTGTCTGACGCGCTGGCTGCTCAAGTTGGCGGCATCGGGATCGCACCGGGCGCGAATATCAACTACTTGACTGGACATGCTATCTTCGAAGCAACGCACGGCACGGCTCCGAAATATGCGGATCTCGACGTCGTAAACCCAGGGTCGGTTATTCTGTCCGGCGTTATGCTGCTTGAGCATCTTGGCTGGCAGGAAGCGGCTGACCTGATCTACAAAGGGATGGAAACTTCGATCAACAACAAAACCGTAACGTATGACTTCGCCCGCCTGATGGAAGGCGCTACGGAAGTTAAATGCTCGGCATTTGCGGACGAAATCATCAAAAATATGTAGTCTGCAATTCGAGGGACGTTCTGAATAGGCGCGGATAGCTGGTGGAGGCAGGAGTTCTGCACCGGCTATCCGCCGCTGTTCCTTTCTGGTTTCTTCCTATAAATTCTTATAGAAGTGAACCCAATACCAGGAGGTCATATTCGCAATGGCTATTAAACGGAACAAGATTTCGATTGTCGGCGCCGGCTTCACAGGCGCTACGACTGCGCTAATGCTGGCTCAAAAAGAACTGGGAGACGTTGTCCTCGTTGACATTCCCCAGCTGGAGAACCCTACCAAAGGGAAGGCGCTCGACATGATGGAATCGACGCCTGTACAAGGCATCGATTCGAAAATTACCGGTACGGCCGACTATGCGGATACCAAAGATTCCGATATCGTCATCATTACGGCCGGTATCGCCCGTAAACCGGGTATGAGCCGCGACGACCTCGTGAACACCAACGCAGGCATCGTGAAATCCGTCTGCGAGAACATCAAAGCTACGAGCCCGAACGCATATGTCATCATCCTCTCCAACCCGGTTGATGCGATGACTTACGTGGCTTTCCAAACGCTTGGTTTCCCTAAGAACCGCGTAATCGGCCAATCCGGCGTACTCGATACCGCCCGTTATTGCACGTTTATCGCGCAAGAGCTGAACGTCTCGACGGAAGACGTTCGCGGCTTCGTACTTGGTGGACACGGCGACGACATGGTGCCGCTCGTTCGTTACTCTAACGTCGGCGGTATTCCAATCGAGAAGCTGATTCCGGCTGACCGCATTGAAGCGATCGTACAGCGCACGCGCGTTGGCGGCGGCGAAATCGTAAACCTGCTGGGCAACGGCAGTGCATACTATGCGCCGGCTGCATCGCTTGTCCAAATGACCGAAGCGATCCTGAAGGATAAGAAACGCATTCTTCCGGTTATCGCATTGCTGCAAGGCGAATACGGTTATAACAACCTGTTCATGGGCGTTCCGGTCATACTTGGCGGCGACGGCATCGAGAAAGTATTCGAGTTGGAATTGACGGCTGACGAGAAGGCTGCGCTTGAGAAATCAGCGGACTCCGTGCGCAATGTCATTGCGGTAGTTAACGGCTAGTAGAGTTGACGCTTACTCGTGAAGCACATGAGACCCTGACCGACAGATGTCAGGGTCTTCGCTATTTTATAGCGATAGAAGGAGGCGGAATGATGTTGGAGCAAGCGCAGCGGTTATTGAAGCAGGTATACGGTTATGACAGCTTTCGCAAAGGACAGGGCGAAATTATCGAAGGCCTGATTCAAGGGAAGGATACGCTTGCGATCCTGCCGACAGGCGGCGGCAAGTCGGTTTGCTACCAGCTGCCCGCTATGCTGCTGCCGGGGACGGCAATCGTTGTCTCACCTTTAATCTCGCTGATGAAGGACCAGGTGGACGCATTGTCCCGTTTAGGCGTATCGGCTGCGTATTTGAACAGCTCACTTGACGCGGCTACATATCGGGAAGTCGTCCGGCAGTCCGCACAGGGTGCATATAAACTGCTGTACGTGGCTCCCGAGAGGCTTGACGGGACCATGTTCGAGTCTTTGTCGAGCCAAATGCAGATATCGCTGATCGCGATAGACGAGGCGCACTGCGTTTCGCAATGGGGCCATGATTTCCGTCCGAGCTACAGGCAGCTTGCCGGCTGGATTGGAAGGCTGGAGAACCGTCCGCCGGTCGCTGCCTTCACGGCTACGGCTACGCCGGAGGTTTCACGGGATATCGCCGCCATGCTTGGGCTTCGTGAGCCGAATGTATTCATAACCGGTTTCGCCCGTACGAATCTCTCTTTATCGGTCGTTACCGGTATCGATAAACGGAAGTTTCTTCGCGATTACGTGAAGCAGCGGCATGATCAATCAGGCATTATCTATACGGCAACGCGCAAAGAAGCGGAAGAGGTCT carries:
- the pyk gene encoding pyruvate kinase → MRKTKIVCTIGPSSESLENTKKLINAGMNVARLNFSHGDFEEHGNRIKNIRQACQELGKNVAILLDTKGPEIRLGKLKEEPIELIQGETITLTTEEILGDKERIPVTYSNLPEDVHIGSTVLIDDGLIGLVVESIQGTEINCRIVNSGPIKSKKGVNVPGVHISLPGITEKDASDIVFGIEQGVDFIAASFVRKASDVLEIRELLERHNASYIQIISKIENQQGVDNLDEILEVSDGLMVARGDLGVEIPAEEVPLVQKQMIQKCNLAGKPVITATQMLDSMQRNPRPTRAEASDVANAIFDGTDAIMLSGETAAGKYPVESVQTMSRIAVRAEEALEYREIFTKQANAQQTTVTEAISQAVANSALDLQAKAIITSTESGYTARMISKYRPKSPIIAVTPVEQVMRRLSLIWGVIPVKGTSAETTDEMFDIAVRGGIDSGIVKLGDTVIITAGVPVGRSGSTNLMKIHTIGELLAKGQGIGTQSATGKIVTARSSQEALAKTTEGAILVTGSTDKDYMPAIEKAAAVITEQGGVTSHAAIVALNLGIPVILGVQNALDQLQDGMEVTVYAEVGVIYSGQAKVL
- the ytvI gene encoding sporulation integral membrane protein YtvI translates to MDRTVWRRIGRAVLVLIVITIIILLVVYVTPLVYPFIAGWLLAYIINPIVTVLHRKLKVPRWLGVTLTLILFVAAMLTIVSALVTRIVVEIIHLSKSLNSTIDWWKNQFEWIVASPEIQDLINKLNTFYKENPNYQETINSRISDTANLLANKSSSIISFFLNGIVGLISSLPNLATILIVVLLAAFFISKDWYRHLASMTLWFPDGMRKSTSIVWNNLQRALFGYARAQLIMISITAVVVTVGLMILGVDYAITIGMLIGFIDLLPYLGVGAAMVPWIIYTFIYGDISLGIGLSVLYGIILVARQMLEPKVLASSVGLDPLPTLIAMFVGLKLFGVFGLIVGPVSLVIISAIHRANVFRDLYTFVIRGSK
- a CDS encoding Ppx/GppA phosphatase family protein, with the protein product MTEQRIGIIDIGSNSIRLVIYERTANGAHRVIDGSKRAARLSEQIDENGNIPAHAVHELSDTLNHFRLICAHHQAGHIRAAATAAIRNAGNRKQVLQQIESETSLRVELLSGEEEAGYGFLGMINSMDVKDGFLIDIGGGSTEVSLFRDRSLVHSVSFPFGSVSATRRFGSKGILENADLRELEAYIQETAAREPWIGQSPGLPLIGVGGTVRAFGKIHQAQLKYSFSSSHNYPIPGQDVDRMFEQLRMLPLNKRRQVAGLSKDRVDIIVPGIAILRTLFKLMQATHYVVCGSGLRDGLFYATRFPDRPRLDNVLSYSVNNLAALHPELPRQHVSQVNRTALLLFDQLRQKHPFPERARLWIDTASTLFRIGTSIDYNDYKKHTFYLMVNSHIYGLSHRETLLCSAIASYKNKGRVKQLVSAYKPLLDETDAATIGMLGTLLQLSIALDRSETQAIGRLETELTESKLLLRAVRAEGSLAVERQEVNSLAAEFKKVWGLTPVLLLPDYR
- the ppk1 gene encoding polyphosphate kinase 1, producing MNKTLPHYVNRDLSWIAFNRRVLEEAQDPGTPLLERVKFLSIVSSNLDEFMSVRMAGIQDQMKAGYTKKDFTGYTPAGLWKRLIKRTAQAVTDQYRTFREVMRCLSKEGISFRKPDELNAAQMKAIDRYFNEIVFPVLTPMAVDQSRPFPLLHTKELYLAVLLRKDHQPPEEEPLFAIVQVPSILQRYVAVPVRTGSKKMEFVLLEQLIERHIDKLFNGYAPIAVHPFRVTRNADLTLNEEGAEDLLEEIEKELRRRRWGMPVRLEYAKNMHPYALQLLKEELELDENSIEIDGPFDLSFLMRWASSLQGHDNLRFDRMEPVYPYEFEDTEDMFEVLRQQDVLLSHPYESFDAVNDFVTDAANDPDVLAIKMTLYRVSGHSALVQALATAAEAGKQVTVVVELKARFDEERNIAWARQLEKAGCHVVYGLVGLKTHAKILLVVRREQEVLRRYVHVGTGNYNDNTAKLYTDFGLFTSHPVIGADASALFNEVTGYSAPYEWKAFGVAPTGLMEKLFGLIDREKENAAAGKPALIIAKMNSLSNQEMIDKLYEASQAGVKIELIVRGVCCLRPGVPGRSENIRVISVVDRYLEHSRVMVFHNGGDEEVFLSSADWMTRNLTRRIELMCPVLDPKLRKMLVNMLQLGLNDNVKARELQPNGTYVPVSNGLSPLRSQMEAKKIPKWKKLSVVGQ
- a CDS encoding acyl-CoA thioesterase, with the translated sequence MEETEQSEQTTLWHLHPIRVRYQETDQMGVVFHGNYVTWFEIGRTEFIRQAGMSYEQIEREGLLLPVVDLACKYVSPARYDDIVLICTAIEQFSPLRVTFRSEVRRIGEGEGYPPEWHGQTPPGELLVEGGTSHVWVNKSFRPTRLDKTLPELYGLLQRVSRGTI
- a CDS encoding FxsA family protein; the protein is MLKWIIAAIIIIPAVEMWGIIQMGHLVGGWMTFFLILATGFAGAQFARLEGRKAFIEVQRQMQTGQPPGHAMLNGLCVLIGGLLLLLPGFFSDIVGITLLFPLTRTFYKGIMLRWIEKKLRSGQFTIYKR